In one Alnus glutinosa chromosome 14, dhAlnGlut1.1, whole genome shotgun sequence genomic region, the following are encoded:
- the LOC133856509 gene encoding protein MIZU-KUSSEI 1 — protein MMGEPQSKTITGPPGTSPARPSTPPTPGRQQISLVQPSQKKQHRTKVLRLFRNVFRSFPIITPACKMGNLPLGIPDGHRSTSGTRVTGTLFGYRKGRVSLSMQENPRCLPTIVIELAMQTNVLQKEMSSGMVRIALECEKRLEKGKTRLLEEVLWTMYCNGKKTGYGLKREATDEDLNVMELLRPVSMGAGVLPGNSEVDGLDSELAYIRAHFERVVGSRDSETLYMLSPEGNTGPELSIFFVRI, from the coding sequence ATGATGGGGGAGCCGCAATCGAAAACCATTACAGGGCCTCCGGGGACATCCCCGGCAAGGCCTTCGACACCACCAACGCCCGGCCGCCAGCAGATATCCCTTGTCCAACCATCCCAAAAGAAGCAGCACAGAACCAAAGTACTGAGGCTCTTTCGCAACGTCTTCCGATCCTTCCCCATCATAACACCAGCATGCAAGATGGGGAACCTCCCGCTGGGCATACCGGACGGTCATCGGAGCACCAGCGGTACCCGAGTCACCGGCACCTTGTTCGGGTACCGGAAAGGACGCGTAAGCCTCTCCATGCAAGAAAATCCTAGGTGTCTGCCGACAATAGTGATTGAGCTGGCCATGCAGACAAATGTGTTGCAGAAGGAGATGAGCTCCGGGATGGTTAGGATCGCTCTTGAATGCGAAAAGAGACTGGAGAAGGGCAAGACGAGGTTGTTGGAGGAGGTGTTGTGGACCATGTATTGCAATGGGAAGAAGACTGGGTATGGACTGAAGAGGGAGGCTACAGACGAGGATTTGAATGTGATGGAGCTCCTCAGGCCGGTGTCAATGGGTGCCGGTGTTCTCCCCGGGAATTCTGAGGTTGATGGGCTTGACAGCGAGTTGGCCTACATACGGGCCCATTTTGAGCGGGTCGTGGGCTCGAGGGATTCCGAGACTCTGTACATGTTGAGCCCCGAAGGGAACACCGGGCCAGAGCTCAGTATTTTCTTCGTGAGGATTTGA